The Ziziphus jujuba cultivar Dongzao chromosome 3, ASM3175591v1 region tttagagagagaaagatgggATCCAAAGAGTGTTCCACATTGGATGCCAACCCAGAAACCAGAAGTGAAAATTtctttgtccaaaaaaaataaaatatcaaaggcGTTGAATTTCTCTTGTTCTGTAAATAACACAAATCTTGGAGGGTATTTTAAGAAAAGCGGGAAAAGTTGACAAGCGGTTCTTATGGGAAACGGACAAATATCGTATTGCAGTTGGATGATGACGTTCGAAATTCTCTGCTTTAAATTACGGAAATGCCATTGTCATTTTCAATGTGACTGTTGTGACCTCCACTCTAATTGTGTGGCAAATGGCATAActtcaattttccttttttttttttttttcccctctaaaTGTTTACGCAATTACATTATaaacagattttaaaaaaaaattacccaattcgttttttttccctacaatttaggcttctttttttttggtgaattttagGCTTTGTTATCTGGTTTCTATTTAGTATTATTACATACCTGTAAATATATAGTTCTAATGtacattatttgattttttttatttccaaaagATGGAATTTGCTTTTTAGTTGATTAATCATTTTTCTTCCTAATTCtctgataattaattattattatatttttttaccgattcaaaaaaaatatttttcttttatttttcaacccCAATAGTAAGATTTCAGCTTAGGAGTTACCCAAAATCCAAtactaaaaagttaaaaacttaataaatcATGATTTTGTTAGGATTGGAATTTTCTTGCAAAACAAACAGTTCTTATCGTAAATATATTTTGggttaataacaacaacaaccaaaaaaaaaaaaaaaaagataatgggTTAGGTCTTTTTTGATGAAGAGGAATCTAAAGCAAATTGGTCTATACAATTAATGATTAGATGATGGATTAAAAAGCAGCCACATGAATGGTCAATGTTGCCATTGCCAACCACTTTTAGTTATCACCATAGTTATTATTGATGTTGCATGGATGTCCCTTTATTTTTGTGTAAACTTAAAAGGGCCGTACAATTTCATATACTTGATTTGTGACCCTTGAGTTTTcatcatgttattatttttagttttggtaATAGGATGTCTTATTATTATGGTACACTTCATATATATTCTATTCAGTTGGCGTTTATTACAGAAagataaagaacaaaaatagaTTTACATGCTGTTGGTATATATGCAATTTGATTCAAATTCTTATACCACTATACTTCTATTCCTGTGCTATTTTGTTTTGTACCCAATGATAATACTTTCaaagaaaaagtttaattttgaaCAAATTATGACCtttcaacaatatatttatgtgatgaccaatataaaaaaaataaaaaaataaaaaaccacatATTTATGGGTTAATTTCAAGTTGAGTGATTTCTTAAGAAACCaagatattattatatatattcttctccccccaaaaaaaaaaaaatattaatatatatatatgttcatatatATTTGCAACATATGGGTAAAGTTTATTAGCAAAATCGATAAAGAAAAAGTATggctaaaattgtaaaaatggtTTTAAAGATTCCTcttgtttattttagttatttcaTTGTCGTTTACTTTACTGAAATAAAATTGAGTGTACAGTAGTCAAATGACTAGGATACCCTTATGTATCTGTCTTTCTGTTTTTGCTCACTGGGATTTTGTTCAAAGTAAACTTAATTAAACGAGTGGGTCCCACAAAATGAAATTGCAAAATACCTTTAAAATCCATAATCACAAAACCTTTGAAAAAACACAAACCTAGTAGAGAAATGAAGTCACAGATCATTCTTGAAtagccaaataaataaattgtaatatatTTGGTGAAAATGTGATCCATTTACTTACTGTCGcccaaattagatttttaatatcatatttttttataaatatttttcgtCTTCagaataaatgaaataattgcAAACATTGAaactgaaattaaaaatatattattttttttcaatgacaGCCAGCCATGCCCTCAACAACTATAACTTCATTAATTTATGAACTAAATAAATATTGAGTtgcaataaataaatggaaaaaaaatatatatatatatatataggtatactGTGGGGTATATATGTGTTTATTAtcctttttcttaattattagaATCACAATTCACTAATCATTCTTGGGCTACCTAACTTTTTAAGATTCTTCTCTCCGCTTTTTATACTATCTTTGAACAAAGCCCAATAGAAGTACGCTAATCTAATCAAagaattattgttaattattaattttatagacAAAAGTTGTATGTCCTTTTTGCTCTTCAACCCCTAGACAAGGAAATTGAACTGATTATACACCCTCTAtaccattattaattaaaaggCTCTCCATTTCAAGTTCTCATATTTTGCTCTCATAATTTAACAATATTCAATCATTGTTCATGGTTGTCAATCTTATTAGGTTAACTCATTatagatacatacatatatatttatatatatatatatatattgaacacAACAAACCATaaactttatattattatatataagacCAATAAGTTCCTTATGAAAATgagttttaataattaaaatttaaaattatatttagaattGATACCATGTaataagatattaaaatattaaaagaggacaatgaatattatataatttattttgataaatgctattgcaaatttatattaattttaaatgcatatttagatttcaaattctgaaataatcaaaattgataaatgaGGTTCTaataatttccttttaaaacGGTCCtaatgtaataataatcataaatatataagtgCACCAATTATCatgcatataattatttcaataatatgcTGAATGCTTTATTTCATGAACTAACATTAGTGAACCAGAGCCACAGAAGCTAACTAATGAATTAGTAAGAGTGTGTTTCTTTGAAAAGTTCAGTAGCAATATTCACTGTTATTATGAACAAAAAATTGGAATTCCAATATCTTAtccataacaaaagaaaaaaaaaagattaataaaagtaaaaggattttaaatttaaaaataaaaaaaggggtaGGTCTTGattaatttgtgaaaatttgaacttttttttttttttttttggccttttactGATGAGGAATTCACTAACATAGAAACacacatttattttatatatgagatCAACTGTCATTATTATATCCAATGATTTGCATGGTGGAAGGATAGGACTGTACTTTcaccccaaaagaaaaaaaaagaagatatgaCCGTACTTGTGACCATTGTTTTTACACGAATCACTATCACAAAGTATTACCCTATCATAACACATGTCAAAATAATAGAGGTTGAGATCTAAACAAACAATGCATCTAAAAGCATAAATAACCGTGTAATGATGAAGGTCTAAAATTGGAGCAACTAATTTTATGGGTGTTGAGCTAGCGACCATATATACTAATTGTGGctataataataagtaaatcaCAGCTTTAACCTCCATGCATAATGGAGGGCCCTGCACATGGGTGCATAATTGTCTCACTTTTTTATCACAGCAAAtagaagtttttttattttctttcttttgtttttgtttttgtttttttgatattgatatgaagcttatttttggtttgggttTCCATGCATGCACGACTTCTATAATCTGAGAACAAATTATTTGGCTGGTCCATTCCTTGCTAACTAGCTAGTAAACTTTTATCAATACCTTTTAATCAATTTCTTGTGTGAATATTAATAACTTCCAAGTCCAAAAAATTCATTGGATATATTTTGGGAAAGGAATATGCTTAGCTAAGGTATTAAGATGGTTGGTGATCTAGGCTATGAACTACTTAAAGCTTATATATAATTTCCCTATAGctaatttattaaagaaaagtaTAATGAtgaattaactaaaaaaaattaattaaaccctTTGGAAGTACTAATCTGCCGATTAATTAAGGTTAATTACCTCCTCTAATTAACTTGCTGGCAGtacaaattaatattgttcTCCATTCATACTGGAAAAACAACAAACTTTgtcatatatataagataattaaGATTAATTACTTGTACAATATTAACATGATTTCACAACCAAAATGGACCAAAATAGTTTTTAACACTTAATTAATACCAAAGTGAAAATTGTCGAtcaatcttcttcttcatcctctTTCCAACATCAGAAATGCTTTTGAATCCATGACTTCCTGGATTTCTAACTCTATCAATCCTCGTGTACATATTTTTACTAACCAAATTATTAGTAATATTCTCATATGCAccatgatcatgatcatcatcttCTCCTTTAAGTAAAGAACCTTTTTCTTCACTTTGAGGACAAGTCCATAAGTGTTTTCCTTCAACATTTCCATTCTTTGAAAGTGGTGTCCACAAACAATGATCTTTCTCATTGACATTATCTCTAATTACACCTTCTGGATACCTCTCCGCAGCTGGTTCCTTTTTGGGTGAAACTAGTTTAATTGGAAGGTCATTACTCATGTGATCATGATTGTTATTGAATAATGTAGAAAATGAACCAAAAGATGAAGTTCTTGAGGATGTAGAGGTTGATGATCCCGGAGGAGATAACGCGGAATTAGGCGAAGAAATTGGGTTTCCAAAACCTTGgatttcttttgttattttgagAGCTTTGAGACGAGCTTGTTTCAATGTCGGTCCTTCACCTAGAAGTTTAAGTACCTCATCTGATTTCTTTTGCATTTTAAGCCCCCAATCGAACCTAAACATGAAgaaaataacaagaataaagggtttcaaaatatttttttaacattaattttaattaatatatttatatatagcgGATCTCTTATTAGATAATCTCAGACAAAAATTCcttattatatgtaattagaaaaattatggacaaaaatttgtccaaaattcataaataagagatttattttgttttatatatatatatatatatatatatgattgtatCGATTACTTATAAATTACCCTCTCTCATCTGTGTACTGAAACGATCCCAACTCTTGGATAACATCTACATCACATTGAAATTCTCTGGCAAAATCTTCGGGACCATGTGTTAGTAAGAACTCAAGAACTATCAAAGATTTGTAGGATTGCCTCCATTGCTTCCAATCAACGTTGTAGAACCTGCACAATTTGAtacttcttatatatatatatatatatacatacaaaaattGGCGACAAAAATAGCATCAAATGGGATCTTAACTAGGATCACTAgtgataatataaaatatattggcatgaataaaaaaaataaaaaataaaaaagaagaagacgaatAAAGGTGCATAGtcacaaatattaattgattcaaaagatctaattaattaataaagaatCAATACTTACTTCCGATGAAGAATATCAACAATTCTCCAAAAATCATCAATCCCAAAAGAAGCCTCAGCTATTTTATTCATTATTCTAGTATCTGGGCTACATGGGTCACCATTTGTTGCTTCCTCAGCCAAACTTAAgacggttaaaaaaaaaaaaaaaaaaaaaagaaagtataatTCAatgaacatataaataaaaattatatatatatatatatagagtttttaTCATGTTAacataaattattataagttAATATATTTCTTCTCCTTTCGTCATGAATTGAATCAAGCACAGGTAAAAACAACTAAATATATTCCAATTagttttaatatgaaaataattaaatttcctaaaaaaaattttttcttcatattttacCTAATTTCATTAAATAGTGTCTTTTTTCATGCAATTACTTCTCAATAATTTTaagataaattttcttttaattaggGAATTTCAtggataaaagaaagaaaggaaaaaaaacgaCTTACAGTTCAGCTTGAGTAACATCGGTTAAGACCAGCCTAGCACTTCTGTATTTCTcttgaagaaaagaagatgcCTGCTTCTTAATTTGGCCCAGCAGCAAAGTTCCCATTACAACAATGAATAATGAAaccttaatcacaaaattaatatataaatattgcaaACCAAGTGTAATCAATCAAATCAATCAGATATCTTAGGGCCAGAGTTTTCCTACAATTTGAAATACTTATCAGTTTTAATGAACAAAATTGATAGATCTAATAATCTTCTAACACCCTCAATTATTAAACAACAGGAAAAGGGTTTTCAATGAATCAAAAGTTTGTGATGAACAAACTCATCAAAAGGCTAGCTAAAATCTTAAGGAAAACCTACAAACAGTACTGAGATGCAGATTAAAAAGCAACTATTTATGGGTAGCCTTAATTATAGCTCAGATAATGAAGGAGAAGTGGGAATTGAAAAAATAGGGGAACAAACAAGTTActaaaattatagatttattTGACCAAAATGTAATCCATTACTTAACCTGTTTTTcttcttacatatatatatatatatatatatattatgctagttaatttaaaagcatatataattAACGTCATTATCCCACATTTATGCATGCTCGATGGATATATAGaatataattccttttttttttatgatttaaaatttaccaTCCAAgtatatcttttttctttcccattGGAAAGTTAAGCTCGAAAGAGACGTTAATTAAAGACCCAAATTATTATCAAGAAGTTTATGTATATAACACTgtggaaaaattataaactGCAATGTATATAGGTTTCTGCGTCATaagcaaattaattaactataattTATCTTCGAGTGAATTATagtcctttaaaaaaaatatattatataggttTCTGCGTAATaagcaaattaattaactaCAATTTATCTTCGAATGAAttataatcatttaaaaaaaaataaagaaactatagttcataaaaaattttgataaattcattacaaatattaattgaCAAGGACCGTACATACATATCCatcaaaaatatctaaaatgtaCGCAagacttaattaatttatgttgatTAAAtgccatattaattaaatttgtttcaATTTGGTAATCAGTTATATATAAACAGAACCATTAAAACCCGCATAGTCGATTTAAATTCTTagtatataccaaaaaaaaaaaaaaaaaaaaaggaaaaattcatAGGGCTTCTTCTTGGATCAAACTTTAATGCAAACTTGATTGGTTTGAATGCATTAATAATAAGGATAATTAGCAATCAGCCACCGCATGAATAGTTTTCCATTAACGTTTCGTTGCCTACTGGAAATTATTTACTCCTTGGTTGTCACCTTCCTTAATGACTAATTTCTCTATGTGTACATAAAACTCCATAAATCAATAGTTACTTGCACtataagtaaatatatttttattagaatatGCAAGGgataacatattatattttgttttaatatatatatatatatatatatgcatgagtAGCCCCCCAAAGGGCCACCCAAGTGATCCAACACCTGCTTTGTAAAGATggcttttaatatttaaatcttaCATGTTGAAAATTCATTCTTTTTTATTCATCACAAAAGATGATAAATGTGATAATGTGAGTAGTATTAttgaatgatatttaattttaattttttttatctttaataaatatgaaaagaCTGGCCGTTACTATATGAACTGCAGTCACATAATagctataatatttatcatagctaattacaaaataataatttt contains the following coding sequences:
- the LOC112492241 gene encoding epsin-3, translated to MGTLLLGQIKKQASSFLQEKYRSARLVLTDVTQAELLAEEATNGDPCSPDTRIMNKIAEASFGIDDFWRIVDILHRKFYNVDWKQWRQSYKSLIVLEFLLTHGPEDFAREFQCDVDVIQELGSFQYTDERGFDWGLKMQKKSDEVLKLLGEGPTLKQARLKALKITKEIQGFGNPISSPNSALSPPGSSTSTSSRTSSFGSFSTLFNNNHDHMSNDLPIKLVSPKKEPAAERYPEGVIRDNVNEKDHCLWTPLSKNGNVEGKHLWTCPQSEEKGSLLKGEDDDHDHGAYENITNNLVSKNMYTRIDRVRNPGSHGFKSISDVGKRMKKKIDRQFSLWY